TAGTTTTGATATTGGTCGTGAAGCGACAGCTATTTTGGAATATACTTTTGATAAAGCAATTGATATTTCGGAATCATCGAATGAATCAAAATATTATGCAGATAAGTATTTCCAGAGAATTAGTTCTGGTCAGCAAATGAACTTTACAATTAATGGAGTTGATACCGGCGAATATGGAGAAGCTGTTTTACGTTTAGGACTAGGTCGTGATCATGGTAAATCTTTAAAACCAAGTGTGAAAATAAATGGAACAGTAGTTGACGTTCCCGATAATGTAAGAGGTGTTGATCAAAAGTCCCGCGATCGCTTTTTTGGGATTATTGAAATTCCGGTTGCATACGAATTGCTAAAAGAAAACAATGATATTCAGATACAATTTGGAGATGCTGGCGGACACATAAGCAGCCTTAGTTTGCAAGCTTTTAAATTTAGTAAAGAAATAAAAAGAGAAGATATTGCGACGGGTATCAATGGCTTATTCGACAATATAAAATTCCAAATAGTGCCAAATCCTGTTCAATCAGAACTTACCATCATTGGTCTTGATAAAGGAAAGTATCAGTATTCAATTTTTAATTTATCAGGAATGCAGGTCAAAACTGCTTTTATTGATGTGTATCAGGATGAAACCAAACTTCTTGTTGAAGATCTTCCCAAAGGGATGTATCTTTTTAACATCGCAGAAAAGCAAAAAAGCCAATCCGTAAAGTTTTTTAAATTATAATAAATCTAATCCTGTTAGTTGATAACAGGTAAATTATACTGTTTAAATATTATAGTTATGAAAAAATATTTTCTAATTTTTGCAGGAGCTCTAATTTCCTTGGCTGGATGTAATGATTGTAAAAAAAATGCATGTCAGAATGATTCCGATAAAACAATTACTCAAGCAGATATCGATCGATTGGGAATTACCGATAAAGATCATTTGAGCGCAGCATCGAAGCGTGCCTTAAAGTGGCCTAAAATTGGTAACGAATGGTTCATCGAGTTTCAAACTCAGGATTTAAAAGGTGATTTGGCTTACGAAGAAGGAGTTGTGCGTCGTGATCCTAGTGCAATGATTCAACACGATGGGAAATATTATGTGTGGTATACCAAAAGTGTAGGGCCAACACAAGGTTTTGGTGGTGATATCGAAAATGATAAAGTGTTTCCATGGGATCGTTGCGATATTTGGTATGCAACATCGAAAGATGGGTGGACCTGGAAAGAAGAAGGTTTAGCTGTTGCTCGTGGTAAAAAAGGAGAGTATGACGATCGTTCTGTTTTTACTGTTGAAATTATGGAGTATGAGGGAATGTATTATCTGTGTTACCAGACTGTGAAATCACCTTACAATGTGCGCGTTAAAAATCAGGTAGGTTTAGCTTGGTCTAATTCTCCTGATGGTCCGTGGACAAAAAGTAAAGAGCCTATTTTAAGTCCTGCAAATAATGGAATTTGGGATGGTGAAGAACAAGATCGCCATAAGGTTGTGAAGAAAGGTGATTTTGATAGTCATAAGGTGCACGATCCATGTATTATTCCGTTCAAAGGAAAGTTCTACCTTTATTATAAAGGAGAACAAATGGGTGAGGAAATTACTTTTGGGGGTCGCCAAATTCGTCATGGTGTTGCCATTGCAGATAATCCAAAAGGCCCTTATGTAAAATCTCCTTATAATCCAATTAGTAATAGTGGACACGAAATTTGTGTTTGGAAATACAATGGTGGTATTGCATCCTTAATTACGACCGATGGTCCTGAAAAAAATACCATTCAATGGTCGCCTGACGGAATTAACTTTGAAATTATGTCTTCAATTCCGGGAGCGCCGCATGCTATTGGATTAAATAGAACTGCAGATAACGAAAAAGAGCCAACAGAAATTTTGCGTTGGGGATTAACTCACGAGTATTATACCTACGATTATCAGGCAATTCGTAGGTTTACTTCTGCTACAAAAAAAGTACATACAGCAGCTAGTGATAAAGCTGTAAAAGATAAAAGTCATTAAAATCAAAAAAATCAGCAATGAAAGATTTTAAATTGATATTGTTATTGATGTTGTTCCCGTTTTTGACATATGGTCAGCCAGGAACCATCAATGTACATACCGATAATAGTCAGGTAGTTCGCGATTTAAGTGGCTACCAATGGAAAATGAAAATGATGCTGCCCGGACAAGGTGTAAAGGCAGGATTACACGAACTTCCTCCGGCAGATATAGAAACTTTGGTGTGGAATCCGGCAAAAGTTCCAGGAGATGTATATACGGATTTATGGAAAGTTGGAGCCATAGAGGATCCTTATTTTGGAAGAAACAGTGTGAAAGCACAATGGGTACAGCATTACGAATGGTGGTATTCGTATCAGTTTAATGTAACTGAGGATATTACAGATCAAATTGTGCGTATCGACTTTGAAGGTGTTGATTATAGTTGCGATGTGTGGCTAAATGGAGTTCACTTAGGTCGGCATGAGGGGGCTTTTTCTTCTTTCTCTTTTGATGTAACAGAGGCATTAAATGTAAGCAAGAAAAATATCGAAAGTAAGAACATGCTCATGATCAAATTGGATCCTCCACCACAGGTTAATGCAAAAGTAGCGGGACGTAAAACACCATGGTTTGGCGATTACTGGAGAGATTTGATTCCATTTGGTATTACTCGTAAAATTAAAATGGTATCTACGGGTAAAATGCGTATCGAAGATGTTTATGCAAATACCAAGCTAAATAAAGATGGTTCGGCAGATGTTTTAATGGAAGTAGAAGTGGAGAACACAACTGCAAGTCCGAAAGAAATGACTGTTGTAGCTTCTATAGAAGGGAAAAATTTTGAATCGAAACCATTAATAGCGAAAGTTTCACAGCTTGTTCAACCTGGTATTCATAAGATAAAGAAAAATATTCATGTTAAAAAGCCAGAACTTTGGTGGCCCTGGGATTTAGGGAAACCGAATTTGTATACAGCTAAGGTTTCTTTAAAAGATGGAAAAGTAAATCATGATTTTAATGAGATAACTTTCGGTATTCGTGAAGTAAAAATGAAATGGAACCCGGGATTCACAAGAGATGAGGTGAGTTTCCCTCGTACTACTTTAATCAATGGTAAAGTTCATTTTATTCGCTCGGCTTGTTGGGGAGGACCGCCAGATATTTTTGTTGGCAGAACTGCTCCTGGAAAATATGCGAACCTAATTCGATTAGCAAAAGAGGCGAATATGAACAACATTCGTATTTTTGGATGGCATCCACCAGAAATACCTGAATTTTACGAACTGTGTAACGAAGCTGGTTTAACAGTTTGGCAGGATATGATTCCAATGGGAACGGGTAACATTCCTACCGAGCGTGAGAAAATCAACTTGATTATGAAAGAGGCAGCATCTGTTATTAAGGAGCGTAGAAATCATCCTTCTTTAATTATGATGGAAGGTGGAGAAGAAATGCTACTGCGTACTGCTGATGCAAAATTTGGAAGAGCTTTTCTAGAAGAATTAGGCGATACGCTTCAGAGCTATGCCAACTTACCTTATGTGCCAGATTCTCCATTAACATGTGAGGTTTCGCAAGAGGCTGGTTACAAGAAGAAAGAAGCTGTTCATGCCTTACGTTATTTTTACGGTATGGGACATGCTTTAATGGAAGATTGGTATCAGTCTTTAGATTATCCAATTGTTCCTGAATTTGCGATTACTTCGGTTCCTTCGGTTGAGAGTTTGAAGAAATTTATTCCCGAAAATGAAATGTGGCCTCCAGGATTAAGTTGGGGACACCATTGGGCAGATTTGGATCGATTAAAGATGCAGAATTGGGATACTTTTGGAGATGAAAAGATTGGATCGCTGGAGGAATTCGTGAACGCATCGCAAGATGCACAGGGAATTATTTTCCAAAATGGAGTAGAATATTTCCGCCGTCAAAAACCACGTTTGAGTGGTATTGCTCTTTGTCACTTTATTACCTATTGGCCAGATATGAAATGGGGAATTATTGACAACTATCAGCAACCAAAAAGATCCTACGAATATGTGAAGCGTGCCTATCAGCCTTTGTTGGTGAGTTTGAATTTTAAAAAACGCCGTTGGAGCAATAAAGAACCTTTTGTTGGTGAAATTTGGGTGATTAACGATTTGTATAAGACATACAAAAACTGCTCTGTTCAGCTAACAATTAAAGATGATATTGGCAAGGTATTGCATTCAAAGAAAATGAATATCAATACAATTAAAGAAAATAGTGCCAATAAGTTTTTCGATATCAATGAGAAGATTTTGTCGAAAGTAGAAAAGCAATTTACGATTGAATTAACACTTAGCGATAAAAATGGCAAAGAGCTGTCTTCAAATGAATACATGCTATTGATTGGCGATCAGGCGGCAGCAACAAAAGAGTTTAAGCAGATGCAAAAAGCCATGCAAAAAAGAAATGGAAAGTATGGTTACGGTAACTATTTCCGATTCTACGATGACATGACTAACGAAAATGGGAAAGATCATCAAAGCGATGTAGAGCAGCCAAAGGCTAGCGATTATTAAAATTGAGAATATACCATCATTATTACTGCTAAAACCACCCACCATTAGCATTAATAATGATGGTATTTTGTTGTTGAAAAGAACAAGAAAAAAATCTAATATTTAAAATAGATGAACTTATTAAAATATAAATTAGCCTTGCCTTACTTTTTTGCATTGCTTGGGGATCACAATTGAAAGCACAAGAGGTCGATTTTACTTTTATGGATCCTTCGCTTTCGATAGAGGATCGTACGGAGATTTTGGTTTCACAAATGACTTTGGATGAAAAAATTAGTCAATTGGTAAATCATGCGGAAGCATTACCTCGCTTTAATATTCCGGAATACGATTGGTGGAACGAAGCTTTGCATGGTATTGCAAGAAATGGTAAAGCTACTGTGTTTCCTCAAGGAATTGGGCTAGGAGCCACATTCGATCCTGAATTAGCCGAAAGAGTGGCTACTGCAATTTCAACAGAAGCAAGAGCTAAATACAAGATTGCTCAGGAAATGGGGAACAGAGGAAAATATGCAGGATTAACCTTTTGGACTCCTAATGTGAATATATTTAGAGATCCGAGATGGGGACGTGGGCAAGAAACTTATGGAGAAGATCCTTTTTTGATGTCTAAAATTGGAGTTGCTTTTGTAAAAGGTTTGCAAGGAAACGATTCGACCTATTTAAAATCGGCAGCTTGTGCAAAGCACTATGCAGTTCATTCGGGACCAGAAAGCGTTCGTCATCATTTTAATGCTGAGCCCAACAAACAAGATTTATATGAAACTTACTTGCCAGCATTCGAGGCTTTGGTAAAAGAAGCGAAGGTAGAAGGTGTTATGGCGGCTTACAATGCTGTTTATGGTAAACCTGCATGTGCAAGTCCGTATTTATTGCAAGATATTTTGAGAGAGCAATGGGATTTTGATGGTTATATTACTTCCGATTGTGGTGCTGTTGGAGGTGTAACTTATAAGCAAAAGTATGTAAAAACGCCGGTTGAAGCGGCAGCTGTATCCTTAAAAGCAGGAACGAATTTAAATTGCGGAGGAACATATAAACATTTAAAGAAAGCTGTTGAACAAGGTATAATTGATGAAGCGTTAATAGATGAAAGAACCAAACAGCTTTTTAAAACACGTTTTAGATTAGGAATGATTGGTTCAGGGGATGATAATCCATACCTAAATGTAAGTGCAGATAAAATACATTGCGAGGAACATGTGCAATTAGCAAGAGAAGTGGCTCAAAAATCGATTGTATTGTTGAAAAATAAAAACAATGTTTTACCTCTTTCCAAAGAGATAAAAGTGCCTTATGTTACGGGGCCTTTTGCGAATTCGGCAGATATGCTAATTGGTAGCTATTATGGTGTTAGTCCTAATTTGGTTACCATTCTAGAAGGAATTACCGATGCTGTTTCATTAGGGACATCTTTAAATTATCGTAGCGGAGCACTTCCATTTCAGAAAAATATTAATCCTAAAAACTGGGCGCCAAATGTAGCCGCAGAATCAGATGTTACCATTTGTGTTGTTGGTATTACTGCCGATATGGAAGGTGAAGAAGTAGATGCGATTGCAGCAACTGATACAGGTGATCGTAGAGATTTAAAATTACCTGAAAATCAGATTAACTATGTGAAGCAAATTATAGAGGTTAAAAAAGGGCCTTTGGTTTTAGTAGTAGCAAGTGGTAGTGCTGTTTCTTTGGAAGGTATAGAAGAACATTGCGATGCCATTTTGCAAATTTGGTATCCTGGTGAGCAAGGTGGAAATGCTGTTGCAGATGTGCTTTTCGGGGATGTTTCTCCATCAGGTCACTTGCCAATCACATTCCCTAAAAATGTTGCTCAACTGCCTGCTTTCGACGATTACTCGATGAAGGGACGTACCTATAAATACATGACCAAAGAGCCAATGTTTCCATTTGGTTTTGGTTTGACTTATTCAAGTACAAGCTTTGAAAACTTACATGTAAATCTGGACAAACTAAGATCTAAGGATAATTTAACTGTTCAAGTAGAAGTAGTGAATACAGGAGATTACGATATCAACGAAGTAGTTCAATTGTATATCAGTCCAAAAAATACTGATGGGAATTTACCTCAAACCAGCTTAAAGGCTTTTCAGAATATTTCCTTGAAAAAAGGAGAAAGAAAAACAATTGATTTTATTGTTACAGCAGAGCAATTAAAAGTGATTAACGAGGAGGGTAAAAAAGAGTGGAGAAAAGGAGAATACGATGTAATAGTTGGTAATTCTTCTCCATCAGACTTAAGTCAAAAATTAGGAGCTGCTTTGCCACAAAAACAACTAATCAGATTGAGATAAGCTAAAAAAAGCAAACACATGAAATTGAAAGGCATATTCTTATTAGTAGTTAGCATCTTTATTATGGATGCAGTTGCTATACCACCACTTCCTCCGGTTGGAAAGCGTTGGGTACGAAATGAGCAATTTTCAGATGAGTTCAATGGAAATTGTCTTGATCTAACAAAGTGGTACGATTATCATCCCAATTGGAAAGGAAGAGAGCCAGGTATTTTCTTGGCCTCCCAGGTTAATGTAGCAGATGGTTACATGACCATTCGTGGAGGCAAATTAGAAAAAGATACAGTAATTGGCTCACGAACGTTTAATATTGCTTGCGGAGCGGTTGTTTCCAGAACAACTGATGCGTGGTTTGGTTATTACGAGTGCAAGTTTAAGGCTGCTAAAACAACCATGTCAACTACCTTTTGGTTATCGAGTAGAAGTCATTTCGATGGACCAGCAGATTGTAAAGATTCTTATGGATTGGAACTGGATATTCAGGAATGCATAGGTCGCGAGGGCGATTTTAAAGGAAAATGGTTTGCCAAAGGTATGCATGCGAATTCACATTTTTGGTATCGGGATTGTGAGAAGAAAAATAATGATTTACGCGCCAAAGAGGTCAAATTTGAAACCGAAGAGTTCTGTTCCGATGCCTTTAATACCTATGGTGGCTGGTGGAAAGATGAAAGTACTGCAAGCTTTTATTTTAATAATAGCGAGGCAAAGGCAATGGAGTTTTATTCTGATATAAAGCAAAAGTCATTCGATCAAAAAATGGGTTTGAACATGGTTTCGGAAACTTATCCATTCCCATGGATTGAATTGCCAAACGATGAAGAATTGGCCGATCCTGAAAAGAACATTTGTTATTACGATTGGGTACGTTCTTATGTATTGGTAGATGTTGATGATTCCAATAAGGACGCCAATGTTGATACCAGTGTTAAACTATATAATGAGCAGGTTAATTTGAGTGAAGACTTAAGAGAATTAACATCTTCAAATAATCTTGAAATTCCTATTACGTATATGGCTAACCAAGATCGTGAGATCTATTTGGAACTACGAAACGATAACAACAAGGTAGTGGCTAAAGGACATTTTACAGCTTACGCTGGATATGCAAACCTTCTTCATCAGCTAGAGCTAAAAAGAAAGCCAAAAGCAGGAAATTATACCCTTGTTGCAAGCATGAAACCCGTTGGCGGAGCAAACAATACTAACATTTCAACTGACAAAAGAATAGAACTTAAAATTCAATAAAAATACTTGAGTATGAGAACGATTATCATCCTATTATCTATTTTATTTTTTTCTTGTGCTTCACATGTAGATGCAAAGGCACAACAGGGAGGATTTCCATATAAACTTCCAAAAAAGAAGCCAAATCGTGAGATGAGTGCTGCAATGGAACGTAATTACGATGCTTACTTGGCACCAACTCCGCAGGGCAATGAGTTGTATACACAATTTAAATACACTGAGTTGAAAGGATTTGATTACAACAATCACAACGGGACTATTTCTCGACGTGATCCTTCAAAAGTTA
This genomic interval from uncultured Marinifilum sp. contains the following:
- a CDS encoding family 43 glycosylhydrolase, whose product is MKKYFLIFAGALISLAGCNDCKKNACQNDSDKTITQADIDRLGITDKDHLSAASKRALKWPKIGNEWFIEFQTQDLKGDLAYEEGVVRRDPSAMIQHDGKYYVWYTKSVGPTQGFGGDIENDKVFPWDRCDIWYATSKDGWTWKEEGLAVARGKKGEYDDRSVFTVEIMEYEGMYYLCYQTVKSPYNVRVKNQVGLAWSNSPDGPWTKSKEPILSPANNGIWDGEEQDRHKVVKKGDFDSHKVHDPCIIPFKGKFYLYYKGEQMGEEITFGGRQIRHGVAIADNPKGPYVKSPYNPISNSGHEICVWKYNGGIASLITTDGPEKNTIQWSPDGINFEIMSSIPGAPHAIGLNRTADNEKEPTEILRWGLTHEYYTYDYQAIRRFTSATKKVHTAASDKAVKDKSH
- a CDS encoding glycoside hydrolase family 3 C-terminal domain-containing protein — protein: MKAQEVDFTFMDPSLSIEDRTEILVSQMTLDEKISQLVNHAEALPRFNIPEYDWWNEALHGIARNGKATVFPQGIGLGATFDPELAERVATAISTEARAKYKIAQEMGNRGKYAGLTFWTPNVNIFRDPRWGRGQETYGEDPFLMSKIGVAFVKGLQGNDSTYLKSAACAKHYAVHSGPESVRHHFNAEPNKQDLYETYLPAFEALVKEAKVEGVMAAYNAVYGKPACASPYLLQDILREQWDFDGYITSDCGAVGGVTYKQKYVKTPVEAAAVSLKAGTNLNCGGTYKHLKKAVEQGIIDEALIDERTKQLFKTRFRLGMIGSGDDNPYLNVSADKIHCEEHVQLAREVAQKSIVLLKNKNNVLPLSKEIKVPYVTGPFANSADMLIGSYYGVSPNLVTILEGITDAVSLGTSLNYRSGALPFQKNINPKNWAPNVAAESDVTICVVGITADMEGEEVDAIAATDTGDRRDLKLPENQINYVKQIIEVKKGPLVLVVASGSAVSLEGIEEHCDAILQIWYPGEQGGNAVADVLFGDVSPSGHLPITFPKNVAQLPAFDDYSMKGRTYKYMTKEPMFPFGFGLTYSSTSFENLHVNLDKLRSKDNLTVQVEVVNTGDYDINEVVQLYISPKNTDGNLPQTSLKAFQNISLKKGERKTIDFIVTAEQLKVINEEGKKEWRKGEYDVIVGNSSPSDLSQKLGAALPQKQLIRLR
- a CDS encoding sugar-binding domain-containing protein, translating into MKDFKLILLLMLFPFLTYGQPGTINVHTDNSQVVRDLSGYQWKMKMMLPGQGVKAGLHELPPADIETLVWNPAKVPGDVYTDLWKVGAIEDPYFGRNSVKAQWVQHYEWWYSYQFNVTEDITDQIVRIDFEGVDYSCDVWLNGVHLGRHEGAFSSFSFDVTEALNVSKKNIESKNMLMIKLDPPPQVNAKVAGRKTPWFGDYWRDLIPFGITRKIKMVSTGKMRIEDVYANTKLNKDGSADVLMEVEVENTTASPKEMTVVASIEGKNFESKPLIAKVSQLVQPGIHKIKKNIHVKKPELWWPWDLGKPNLYTAKVSLKDGKVNHDFNEITFGIREVKMKWNPGFTRDEVSFPRTTLINGKVHFIRSACWGGPPDIFVGRTAPGKYANLIRLAKEANMNNIRIFGWHPPEIPEFYELCNEAGLTVWQDMIPMGTGNIPTEREKINLIMKEAASVIKERRNHPSLIMMEGGEEMLLRTADAKFGRAFLEELGDTLQSYANLPYVPDSPLTCEVSQEAGYKKKEAVHALRYFYGMGHALMEDWYQSLDYPIVPEFAITSVPSVESLKKFIPENEMWPPGLSWGHHWADLDRLKMQNWDTFGDEKIGSLEEFVNASQDAQGIIFQNGVEYFRRQKPRLSGIALCHFITYWPDMKWGIIDNYQQPKRSYEYVKRAYQPLLVSLNFKKRRWSNKEPFVGEIWVINDLYKTYKNCSVQLTIKDDIGKVLHSKKMNINTIKENSANKFFDINEKILSKVEKQFTIELTLSDKNGKELSSNEYMLLIGDQAAATKEFKQMQKAMQKRNGKYGYGNYFRFYDDMTNENGKDHQSDVEQPKASDY